A part of Deinococcus sp. KNUC1210 genomic DNA contains:
- a CDS encoding metallophosphoesterase, whose protein sequence is MELHDRRPTVAIPDLNGRYERLLLALDYAPPRDHFLVLMGDMIDEGNGSAQILRDVRQIHAEFGLQVLAGNHEELMINALFGPPGQRHAPDARPRDTDEWRRWLKNGGQGTLDSYRSKKALLEDAEWLRGHAKRWFIRDRWLYSHATRPHVMQRPITEEQLIATGVDLLLWDRPGGTSNLYELREDLIGSVHGHTPQRTPEKMTGPDKKPAWFIDLGKTARDIAVHHSEQGVKILKAEPITPKTPKGAANLRLPGAGLGSTSLFGLLKNRRASGQH, encoded by the coding sequence ATGGAACTCCACGATCGTCGTCCTACCGTCGCCATACCCGATCTGAACGGAAGATATGAGCGCCTGCTGCTCGCCCTGGACTACGCCCCGCCCCGTGACCACTTTCTGGTGCTGATGGGCGACATGATCGACGAAGGCAACGGATCTGCTCAGATTCTGCGCGATGTCCGTCAGATTCATGCCGAATTCGGTCTGCAGGTACTGGCTGGCAACCACGAAGAACTGATGATCAATGCGCTGTTCGGGCCGCCCGGTCAGCGTCACGCGCCCGACGCCCGGCCCCGCGATACCGACGAGTGGCGGCGCTGGCTGAAAAACGGTGGTCAGGGCACACTCGACAGCTACCGCTCGAAAAAGGCGCTGCTGGAGGACGCCGAGTGGTTGCGCGGGCACGCCAAACGCTGGTTTATCCGCGACCGCTGGCTGTACAGCCACGCGACCCGCCCCCATGTCATGCAGCGGCCCATTACCGAGGAACAGCTCATCGCCACGGGCGTCGATCTGCTGCTGTGGGACCGACCCGGCGGCACCTCGAACCTGTATGAGCTGCGGGAAGACCTGATCGGCTCGGTGCACGGCCACACTCCCCAACGAACGCCAGAAAAGATGACCGGCCCCGACAAAAAACCCGCATGGTTCATCGATCTGGGCAAGACAGCCCGCGACATCGCAGTTCATCACAGTGAACAGGGCGTCAAGATTCTCAAAGCCGAGCCGATCACACCCAAGACGCCCAAAGGGGCAGCCAATCTCAGACTGCCGGGCGCGGGCCTTGGAAGCACGTCTCTGTTTGGTCTGCTGAAAAACAGGCGGGCTTCCGGTCAACACTGA
- a CDS encoding mercuric reductase, whose amino-acid sequence MTTPTHAPSGSSSLAPEPQSFDAVVIGSGQAGGPLAGALSKAGWRVALVERVHVGGTCVNEGCTPTKTLIASARVAHLARRAHEYGLEVGEVRVEMPRVVARKQAVVDSFRNGSTSSVLAAGVELIRGEASFTGSHTLQVELTEGGSRQLTAPNIFINTGASPSRATVPGLDRVGALDSTSIMEVQEVPTHLMIQGGGFIGLEFAQLFARLGSAVTVLERGPRLAAREDADVAAALQEALEADGVRFLLQTEVTAATRDDSGITLSLKGPHEEQLVGSHLLVAVGRTPNTAALNLSAAGIETDGHGFIQVNDTLHTNVEGIYALGDVKGGPAFTHISYDDFRIVRDHLLSNGERTTENRPVPYTVFTDPQLGRIGLDEGGARKLDRPTRVYSMPMSYVARAIELGETRGLMRAVVDDETDLLLGATVLGIEGGELLSVLQMAMMGGVSASTLREAVFSHPTLTESLNNLFSSEPLNIMGQAHTS is encoded by the coding sequence ATGACCACACCCACACATGCACCGTCTGGATCGTCTTCCCTGGCTCCTGAACCGCAGAGTTTCGATGCTGTGGTGATCGGTTCGGGGCAGGCGGGCGGGCCACTGGCAGGCGCACTGTCGAAGGCGGGCTGGCGCGTGGCACTGGTCGAACGCGTCCACGTGGGCGGCACCTGTGTCAATGAGGGCTGCACGCCCACCAAAACCCTGATCGCCAGTGCGAGGGTGGCGCATCTGGCCCGCCGCGCCCACGAGTACGGGCTGGAGGTCGGAGAGGTCAGGGTGGAGATGCCGCGAGTCGTGGCACGCAAGCAGGCAGTGGTCGATTCATTCAGGAACGGCAGCACGTCGTCGGTCCTGGCGGCGGGCGTCGAACTGATTCGCGGCGAGGCCAGCTTCACCGGGTCTCATACCCTGCAGGTGGAGCTGACGGAAGGCGGCAGCCGTCAGCTCACCGCGCCCAACATCTTTATCAATACCGGGGCCAGCCCCAGCCGGGCCACTGTACCGGGCCTGGACCGTGTGGGCGCACTCGACTCGACCAGCATCATGGAGGTGCAGGAAGTTCCGACCCATCTGATGATTCAGGGGGGCGGCTTTATCGGGCTGGAATTCGCGCAGCTCTTTGCCCGCCTGGGCAGCGCTGTCACGGTGTTGGAGCGCGGCCCACGGCTGGCAGCGCGGGAAGACGCGGATGTGGCGGCGGCTCTTCAGGAAGCGCTGGAGGCCGACGGCGTGCGCTTTCTGTTGCAGACCGAGGTGACGGCGGCGACCCGTGACGACAGCGGCATCACACTCAGCCTGAAGGGTCCTCACGAAGAGCAGCTGGTCGGCTCTCATCTGCTGGTCGCAGTGGGGCGCACACCCAACACGGCGGCCCTGAATCTGTCGGCAGCGGGGATCGAGACCGATGGACACGGCTTTATTCAGGTCAATGACACGCTGCATACCAATGTCGAAGGCATCTATGCGCTGGGTGATGTGAAAGGCGGGCCTGCCTTCACGCACATTTCCTACGACGATTTCCGCATCGTACGCGATCACCTCCTGTCGAATGGCGAGCGCACCACCGAAAACCGCCCGGTGCCCTACACCGTCTTTACCGATCCGCAGCTGGGACGCATCGGACTGGACGAGGGCGGCGCACGCAAGCTGGACAGGCCGACCCGCGTGTATTCCATGCCCATGAGTTACGTCGCCCGCGCCATCGAACTGGGCGAGACTCGCGGCCTGATGCGTGCGGTCGTGGACGACGAAACCGATCTGCTGCTGGGCGCGACGGTCCTGGGCATCGAGGGCGGTGAGCTGCTGTCGGTGCTTCAGATGGCGATGATGGGCGGCGTCAGTGCCAGCACCCTGCGGGAAGCGGTCTTTTCACACCCGACCCTGACCGAATCGCTCAATAACCTGTTCTCCAGCGAGCCGCTCAACATCATGGGACAAGCACACACCTCCTGA
- a CDS encoding cytochrome c4, with the protein MKAKQKTWAGLAFGGLFAVMTTGLILSASVSAQGNTTAAPAGSMPNLDPSKLPAGVATRGARTYQATCTGCHGVAGVSTQAMFPRLAGQHSTYLTEQLLILRAGIRPSQIMNRVAAKLSDQNISDLAAYLSAQKVGDAWTGQNAALAGEGAKIFGGGAPERGVIACGVCHGAQGLGVSNLSIALVRHQSPGYATDVMHEFQKLGTTGTPQSTAMYLEMKPLSDHEIDALAAYLSTMP; encoded by the coding sequence ATGAAGGCGAAACAGAAGACATGGGCGGGGCTGGCGTTCGGTGGCCTGTTTGCAGTGATGACGACCGGGCTGATTCTGTCGGCGAGTGTATCGGCACAGGGCAATACCACTGCGGCTCCGGCAGGCAGCATGCCCAATCTCGATCCCAGCAAACTGCCTGCCGGTGTGGCAACCCGGGGCGCACGCACCTACCAGGCTACCTGCACCGGCTGTCACGGGGTGGCAGGCGTCAGCACCCAGGCGATGTTTCCTCGGCTGGCCGGGCAGCACTCGACCTATCTGACCGAGCAGCTTCTGATCCTGCGGGCGGGCATTCGTCCCAGCCAGATCATGAACCGGGTGGCGGCCAAACTGAGCGATCAGAATATTTCCGATCTGGCGGCCTATCTGAGTGCCCAGAAAGTGGGCGACGCCTGGACAGGCCAGAATGCGGCGCTGGCCGGTGAAGGCGCCAAGATCTTCGGCGGTGGAGCACCCGAACGCGGCGTGATCGCCTGTGGGGTGTGCCACGGCGCGCAGGGTCTCGGCGTCAGCAATCTGAGCATTGCTCTGGTGCGTCATCAGTCGCCCGGCTACGCCACCGACGTGATGCACGAGTTTCAGAAGCTGGGAACCACCGGAACGCCGCAGTCCACCGCCATGTACCTCGAAATGAAGCCGCTGAGCGATCACGAGATCGATGCGCTGGCGGCCTATCTCAGCACGATGCCCTGA
- a CDS encoding diguanylate cyclase, which yields MSVPIPAGEFERLLALARYEMMDTGPEASFDRVTALTARMLDMPLVAIHLVDHDRVWRKSQVGLGPGEMPRSQALCSWTIMSDEVNVVPDIHRDPRFRDMDSVSERPDLHTYAGAPLITPGGQRVGTLCVLDTRPRDFGSAEQEVLRSFASIIVTEMELRMRNSELEREVSLQGQNLQNLERFQTHADALAHISERLEDDDLEASLQAVAEVLGSAADLEWAGLLRFQDGTLDSATAWTRPGLDLSRLGERDAYRQGVTWEVLQSGQPLFIDDYRTHPQAHPSFLAGGLRAAAWLPLGAAGGVKYLMLAVRLNRDAPWLLADRALFQAAASIIGRALERLTYLQEVEAAANRDSLTDVGNRRAFDAALAALDVSGADFTAVMLDLDGLKSINDSQGHERGDQVLSLFAAALAREFRASDGVYRLGGDEFAVLLSAGNTLPEHEIFERMHWAVRVLNSENFTQVDASVGVASRKDASVPAAQTLKWADERMYVQKRGRKRERIA from the coding sequence ATGAGCGTGCCCATTCCAGCAGGAGAATTTGAGCGGCTGCTGGCGCTTGCCCGGTACGAGATGATGGATACCGGGCCAGAAGCCTCCTTCGACCGTGTGACGGCGCTGACCGCCCGCATGCTCGATATGCCGCTGGTGGCGATCCATCTGGTCGATCACGACCGTGTATGGCGCAAGAGTCAGGTGGGGCTCGGCCCCGGCGAGATGCCGCGCAGTCAGGCGCTGTGCTCGTGGACAATCATGAGCGACGAAGTCAATGTGGTCCCGGATATCCACAGGGATCCGCGTTTCCGTGACATGGATTCTGTGAGTGAGCGCCCTGACCTGCATACCTATGCGGGTGCGCCGCTCATCACGCCCGGCGGCCAGCGCGTCGGGACGCTGTGCGTGCTCGACACCAGACCCCGTGACTTCGGCAGTGCCGAGCAGGAGGTGCTGCGAAGCTTCGCCTCGATCATCGTGACTGAGATGGAACTGCGAATGCGGAACAGCGAACTGGAACGCGAAGTGAGCTTACAGGGTCAGAACCTTCAGAACCTGGAGCGCTTCCAGACGCATGCCGACGCCCTGGCGCACATCTCGGAGCGGCTGGAAGACGACGACCTGGAAGCGTCGTTGCAGGCGGTGGCCGAGGTGCTGGGCAGCGCCGCCGATCTGGAGTGGGCGGGCCTGCTACGCTTCCAGGACGGAACCCTCGACTCTGCGACAGCCTGGACTCGCCCCGGCCTCGATCTCAGCCGCCTGGGCGAGCGCGACGCGTACCGCCAGGGCGTCACCTGGGAGGTGCTGCAGAGCGGTCAGCCTCTGTTTATCGACGATTACCGCACGCATCCACAGGCCCATCCGTCCTTTCTGGCGGGTGGTCTGCGGGCTGCTGCATGGCTGCCTCTGGGCGCTGCCGGGGGCGTGAAATACCTGATGCTCGCCGTGCGGCTCAACCGCGACGCTCCCTGGCTGCTGGCCGACCGGGCACTGTTTCAGGCGGCGGCGAGCATCATCGGGCGAGCGCTGGAACGGCTCACCTATCTGCAAGAGGTCGAGGCGGCGGCCAACCGCGACAGCCTGACCGACGTGGGCAATCGCCGCGCCTTCGATGCGGCGCTCGCTGCCCTTGATGTCTCGGGTGCAGATTTCACCGCCGTCATGCTCGATCTGGACGGCCTCAAGAGCATCAACGATTCGCAGGGCCACGAGCGCGGCGATCAGGTGCTGTCGCTGTTCGCCGCAGCGCTGGCCCGTGAGTTCCGCGCTTCGGACGGCGTCTACCGTCTGGGCGGCGACGAATTCGCGGTGCTGCTGTCGGCGGGAAACACCCTGCCAGAACACGAAATCTTTGAGCGAATGCACTGGGCGGTGCGGGTCCTCAACAGCGAGAACTTTACCCAGGTCGATGCCAGTGTCGGGGTGGCGAGCCGAAAAGACGCGTCGGTGCCTGCTGCTCAGACCCTGAAATGGGCCGACGAACGAATGTATGTTCAGAAACGTGGGCGAAAACGGGAACGGATCGCCTGA
- a CDS encoding SHOCT domain-containing protein produces MDVIINNAQSSAQPLVQVPQLQGTYPLQSQPAPYGYGYDGPQEHGFGGGFLVVAAVIGGVLLLKMRRRRAWMMQRMGSGPRPFGPGGGARTPEQTAADWKDTLQRGKERLFGDRALDIARERYARGEISTEEYSRLQRDLSAEGRPGQDPSASSTPTDAPGLKLHKDEPQ; encoded by the coding sequence ATGGATGTCATCATCAACAACGCCCAGTCTTCAGCACAACCGCTCGTTCAGGTCCCACAGCTTCAGGGAACGTACCCGCTCCAGTCTCAGCCCGCGCCGTATGGCTACGGGTACGACGGCCCACAGGAACACGGCTTCGGCGGTGGGTTTCTGGTCGTGGCAGCCGTCATCGGCGGAGTCCTGCTGCTCAAGATGCGCCGCCGCCGCGCATGGATGATGCAGCGCATGGGGAGCGGCCCCCGGCCATTCGGACCTGGCGGCGGTGCCAGAACTCCAGAGCAGACGGCTGCCGACTGGAAAGACACGCTTCAGCGCGGCAAAGAACGCCTCTTCGGTGACCGTGCCCTCGACATCGCCCGCGAACGGTATGCACGGGGCGAGATCAGCACCGAGGAATACAGCCGCCTGCAACGCGACCTGAGCGCTGAAGGCAGGCCCGGCCAGGACCCCAGCGCCAGCAGCACCCCCACCGACGCGCCCGGTCTCAAGCTGCACAAAGACGAACCGCAGTAA
- the murQ gene encoding N-acetylmuramic acid 6-phosphate etherase: MFGMPDLISALISDQHSALRAVEAAAPALERATEAAVERLLRGGRLVYLGAGTSGRLGVLDGVELLPTFSWPPERLVTLIAGGERAMFRAAEGAEDDHAAGQRDLERERLEPDDVLIALAASGTTPYVLGGVAYANALGALTIGISNNPGSPLLHAAAIAIALDTGPEVISGSTRLKAGTAQKITLNTLSSAIMVRLNKVYGNLMVDLQVTNVKLRRRALALTMLATGASQVEAAAALEHAHDHVKTAIVMLRLHLEPAQARAALEQAGGSVRAALEAGAE; this comes from the coding sequence ATGTTCGGCATGCCCGACCTGATTTCAGCCCTGATCAGCGACCAGCATTCGGCGCTGCGGGCGGTCGAGGCTGCGGCCCCCGCGCTGGAACGCGCCACCGAAGCGGCGGTCGAGCGACTGCTGCGCGGCGGACGACTGGTGTACCTGGGTGCGGGCACATCCGGGCGGCTGGGCGTGCTGGACGGCGTCGAACTGCTTCCCACCTTTTCCTGGCCGCCCGAGCGTCTGGTCACGCTGATCGCGGGGGGCGAGCGTGCGATGTTCCGCGCCGCCGAGGGAGCCGAGGACGACCATGCCGCGGGCCAGCGCGACCTGGAACGCGAGCGGCTGGAGCCGGATGACGTGCTGATCGCGCTGGCGGCCAGTGGCACCACGCCTTACGTGCTGGGCGGCGTGGCGTATGCCAACGCTCTGGGCGCTCTGACCATCGGTATCAGCAACAACCCTGGCAGCCCCCTGCTGCACGCTGCCGCCATTGCCATCGCGCTCGATACCGGCCCCGAGGTCATCAGTGGCAGCACCCGCCTCAAGGCCGGAACCGCTCAGAAGATCACGCTCAATACCCTGTCGAGCGCCATCATGGTGCGGCTGAACAAGGTGTACGGCAATCTGATGGTGGATCTTCAGGTCACCAACGTCAAGCTGCGTCGCCGCGCTCTGGCCCTCACGATGCTGGCGACCGGCGCGTCTCAGGTCGAGGCCGCCGCTGCGCTGGAACACGCTCACGATCACGTCAAGACGGCCATCGTGATGCTGCGTCTGCATCTGGAACCCGCACAGGCACGGGCCGCGCTGGAACAGGCTGGCGGCAGCGTCCGGGCCGCGCTGGAGGCGGGGGCGGAGTAA
- a CDS encoding N-acetylglucosamine kinase — protein MKPPETELLLGLDAGGSSTKWGLFRQDGTLLRQGRAAAMTGHLFSSSDTDRLQTFLTQLHADVQTPVAAVVAGVSGLQVGALPLLRAALSETFAVPDAQIRVTDDMELAYAAHFLPGEGVLVYAGTGSIAYHRTRAGEVLRAGGHGFLLGDEGGAFWQGQQALRAVLAVQDAGRLPEGPLARELEAVTGSLAWPQVRRWVYEGGRAALATLAPALHRAALLNDPAALDVTRRAGAALVALARTLLGRCPPGTPLSLCGGAANDLIRAEFSAALPDVVTLLPRAPLLGAPRLSPLSHLSPSLEESRA, from the coding sequence ATGAAGCCGCCCGAAACCGAGCTGCTGCTGGGCCTGGATGCGGGTGGCAGCAGCACCAAATGGGGCCTGTTCCGGCAGGACGGCACCCTGCTGCGCCAGGGAAGAGCCGCCGCCATGACCGGGCACCTCTTCAGCAGCAGCGACACAGACCGCCTCCAGACCTTTCTGACTCAGCTGCACGCCGACGTTCAGACCCCGGTGGCAGCCGTGGTGGCGGGCGTCAGCGGATTACAGGTGGGGGCGCTGCCGCTGCTGCGGGCGGCTCTGTCCGAAACGTTCGCGGTGCCCGACGCCCAGATTCGCGTGACCGACGATATGGAACTGGCCTACGCCGCTCATTTCCTGCCGGGCGAGGGCGTGCTGGTCTATGCCGGAACGGGCAGCATCGCCTATCACCGCACGCGTGCGGGCGAGGTGCTGCGGGCAGGCGGTCACGGGTTCCTGCTGGGCGACGAGGGCGGCGCGTTCTGGCAGGGGCAACAGGCGCTCAGGGCCGTGCTGGCCGTTCAGGATGCCGGACGGTTGCCGGAAGGTCCGCTGGCCCGCGAACTCGAAGCCGTCACCGGATCGCTGGCCTGGCCCCAGGTGCGCCGCTGGGTGTACGAGGGCGGCAGAGCAGCGCTGGCGACACTGGCTCCGGCCCTGCACCGCGCCGCACTGCTGAACGACCCAGCAGCGCTGGACGTGACGCGCCGCGCCGGGGCAGCGCTGGTCGCCCTGGCCCGCACGCTGCTGGGCCGCTGCCCACCCGGAACACCGCTCAGTCTCTGCGGCGGCGCGGCCAACGACCTGATCCGTGCAGAATTCAGCGCCGCGCTGCCAGATGTGGTGACGCTTCTGCCCCGTGCCCCGCTGCTGGGTGCGCCGCGCCTCTCGCCACTGTCTCACCTTTCCCCCTCGCTGGAGGAGTCCCGCGCATGA
- a CDS encoding serine hydrolase gives MFEALLPGLLLTAQLVAGLTGSVTASAPISLTPAPCGPAPSIAAPTLPLPAAVSGRVRFYAARYDPQTSAPLGAVALGRVNEVQPLASTFKPLVVHGMLADVDAGRFTLSSTFATTAANRSIERYPAGKNSLLTLAKRAIVLSDNTAADLLMLAYGPQRLARSVQAQSPCTSVLLTTKAWWTAQAGLAAGVLGPDTLAGAQRYAQQGFEDRVQTARQLIAASAQVEAPTLERALDSYFHGPTYTQALELALQNTSTVNAYADLLARTLPGNDLQPATRRVFRQIMADGCCRPKQPTLKATYWAAKAGSGWRILNLVGYVETADGRRLAYAYFNDQSNTTDAELMELQIPSVVKWIEANLQTLASP, from the coding sequence ATGTTCGAAGCGCTGCTGCCAGGACTGCTGCTGACGGCCCAGCTTGTGGCCGGTCTGACCGGGTCCGTGACCGCCAGTGCGCCGATCTCACTGACGCCCGCGCCCTGTGGTCCTGCTCCGAGCATCGCGGCTCCTACCCTGCCGCTGCCTGCCGCCGTGTCGGGGCGGGTGCGGTTCTATGCCGCCCGGTACGACCCCCAGACCTCTGCCCCGCTCGGTGCAGTGGCGCTGGGCCGCGTCAACGAGGTGCAGCCGCTCGCCAGCACCTTCAAGCCGCTGGTGGTTCACGGCATGCTGGCAGACGTGGATGCCGGGCGCTTCACGCTCTCCTCGACCTTCGCCACCACGGCGGCGAACCGCAGCATCGAACGCTATCCGGCGGGTAAAAACAGCCTGTTGACACTGGCAAAACGTGCCATCGTGCTGAGCGACAACACCGCCGCCGACCTGCTGATGCTGGCGTATGGGCCACAGCGGCTGGCCCGCAGCGTGCAGGCCCAGAGTCCGTGTACGTCGGTGCTGCTCACCACCAAAGCGTGGTGGACGGCTCAGGCTGGGCTGGCAGCGGGTGTGCTGGGGCCGGATACGCTGGCAGGCGCTCAGCGGTATGCCCAGCAGGGCTTCGAGGACCGCGTGCAGACCGCTCGTCAGCTGATCGCCGCGTCGGCACAGGTGGAAGCGCCCACGCTGGAACGTGCCCTCGACAGTTATTTTCATGGCCCGACCTACACGCAGGCGCTCGAACTGGCGCTGCAGAACACCAGCACCGTCAATGCCTACGCCGACCTGCTGGCCCGCACGCTGCCCGGCAACGACCTGCAGCCCGCGACCCGCCGTGTCTTCCGCCAGATCATGGCCGACGGCTGCTGTCGCCCGAAACAGCCCACCCTGAAGGCGACCTACTGGGCAGCCAAGGCGGGCAGCGGGTGGCGAATCCTGAATCTGGTCGGGTACGTGGAGACCGCAGATGGCAGACGGCTGGCCTATGCGTACTTCAACGATCAGAGCAACACCACCGACGCCGAACTGATGGAACTTCAGATTCCGTCGGTGGTGAAGTGGATCGAGGCCAATCTGCAGACACTGGCGTCACCGTGA
- a CDS encoding GntR family transcriptional regulator yields MPGASVPHLVLDANATTPIYLQVSQELQRWLASDAAQAGTALPSERDLALQLGVSRVTVRQALALLTTQGLLERRRGSGTFILPRRIEHPLGTLQSFSDDMRARGLTPGARILDFALAQATPQEAMTLGLGASSRVYRIRRLRTADGAPLAVERSVLPEERVGELSPEGLTDSSLYALLLSRRLLPVRALRHLRAVNADAEYAGLLGVRLGAALLMTERVSWNAGGVPIEMASAHYRGDRYDFLMELVQPEAGG; encoded by the coding sequence ATGCCCGGTGCTTCAGTGCCTCACCTCGTGCTGGATGCCAACGCGACCACGCCCATCTATCTTCAGGTTTCGCAGGAGTTGCAGCGCTGGCTGGCCTCCGACGCCGCGCAGGCAGGAACGGCCCTTCCCAGCGAGCGCGATCTGGCGCTTCAACTCGGCGTTTCACGGGTCACGGTGCGGCAGGCACTCGCCCTCCTGACCACCCAGGGCCTGCTGGAACGGCGGCGGGGCAGCGGCACCTTTATCCTGCCCCGCCGCATCGAACACCCGCTCGGCACCCTTCAGAGCTTCAGCGACGACATGCGGGCACGCGGCCTGACACCGGGGGCACGGATTCTGGATTTTGCGCTGGCGCAGGCGACCCCGCAGGAGGCCATGACCCTGGGCCTGGGAGCGAGCAGCCGCGTGTACCGCATCCGCAGACTCAGAACCGCCGACGGTGCGCCGCTGGCGGTCGAGCGGAGCGTGCTGCCCGAAGAGCGGGTGGGCGAGCTGTCACCCGAAGGCCTGACCGATTCGAGCCTGTACGCGCTGCTGCTGTCGCGCCGTCTGCTGCCGGTGCGGGCGCTGCGCCATCTGCGGGCCGTCAATGCCGACGCCGAGTACGCTGGCCTGCTGGGTGTGCGGCTGGGTGCGGCCCTGCTCATGACAGAGCGGGTGTCGTGGAACGCGGGCGGCGTGCCCATCGAGATGGCGAGCGCTCACTACCGGGGCGACCGCTACGACTTCCTGATGGAACTGGTGCAGCCGGAAGCCGGAGGGTAG
- a CDS encoding ABC transporter permease translates to MTAIPAPKQRSEASALALAWRRYRKSRLGVLGGWVLIVLYLSALLAPFLSPYDITAQHQGHEYQPPSRLHIMANGHLTRPFVYGTKETRDPVTFARKTVDDPTVQVPVQWFVRGEPYRFFGIHTDLHLFGLPLASDTSAQVYYFPFGTDQLGRDLLSRTLVGGQVSLTVGLIGVAISFAIGILMGGLSGYYGGLTDTLIQRFVEVLLSFPRLPILLALSTLIPAKWPSAWVYLGIVAVLSLIGWAGLARVLRGQVLAIRQLDYVSAAQALGTRDLRIILRHITPNLSSFLLVTATLALPGYILGESALSFLGLGIKEPMTSWGLLLADARREGFQTLSLYPWLLLPGLFLVVTILAFNFFGDALRDAADVQTRL, encoded by the coding sequence ATGACGGCTATTCCTGCCCCGAAACAGCGTTCCGAGGCCAGCGCCCTGGCCCTGGCGTGGCGGCGGTACCGCAAATCCAGGCTCGGTGTGCTGGGCGGTTGGGTGCTGATCGTGCTGTATCTCAGCGCTCTGCTTGCCCCCTTCCTGTCGCCCTATGACATCACCGCGCAGCACCAGGGCCACGAATATCAGCCGCCCAGCCGCCTGCACATCATGGCGAACGGGCACCTCACCCGGCCCTTCGTGTACGGCACCAAGGAAACCCGTGATCCGGTGACGTTCGCCCGCAAGACGGTAGACGACCCAACCGTGCAGGTGCCGGTGCAGTGGTTCGTTCGCGGGGAGCCGTACCGCTTTTTCGGCATTCATACCGACCTGCACCTGTTTGGTCTGCCGCTTGCTTCCGACACTTCGGCGCAGGTGTATTACTTTCCCTTCGGCACCGATCAGCTGGGCCGCGATCTGCTGTCGCGCACGCTGGTCGGCGGGCAGGTCAGCCTGACGGTGGGTCTGATCGGCGTCGCCATCTCGTTCGCCATCGGCATCCTGATGGGCGGTCTCAGCGGGTATTACGGCGGCCTGACCGATACCCTGATTCAGCGCTTCGTCGAGGTGCTGCTCAGCTTTCCCCGCCTGCCGATCCTGCTGGCGCTCAGCACCCTGATTCCGGCGAAATGGCCGAGTGCCTGGGTCTATCTGGGCATCGTGGCGGTCCTGTCGCTGATCGGCTGGGCAGGGCTGGCGCGGGTGCTGCGCGGGCAGGTTCTGGCGATTCGGCAGCTCGACTACGTGTCGGCGGCCCAGGCGCTCGGCACCCGTGATCTGCGGATCATCCTGCGGCACATCACCCCCAATCTCAGCAGCTTCCTGCTCGTCACGGCCACCCTCGCGCTGCCCGGCTACATCCTGGGCGAGAGTGCCCTCAGCTTCCTGGGCCTGGGCATCAAGGAACCGATGACGAGCTGGGGTCTGCTGCTGGCCGATGCTCGCCGGGAGGGATTCCAGACGCTCAGTCTGTACCCGTGGCTGCTGCTGCCGGGACTGTTCCTGGTGGTCACGATTCTGGCTTTCAACTTCTTCGGAGACGCGCTGCGCGACGCCGCCGACGTGCAGACCAGACTATGA